A stretch of Paenibacillus peoriae DNA encodes these proteins:
- a CDS encoding phage holin family protein: MLKGLYIVLGVLLALVIIDYVTRLFAAGAEGKKGTGPGLKSKIGLIGIAREVFIFTIVAVSHLINGVLGDSHLFRDAVAYFYMANELLSILENGGRLGAPIPPVIRQAVEVLKSKGGKEGEKEDATTKQP; encoded by the coding sequence ATACTTAAAGGATTGTATATAGTATTGGGGGTGTTGCTCGCGCTGGTCATTATTGATTATGTGACCAGATTATTTGCCGCTGGCGCAGAAGGTAAGAAGGGAACCGGACCCGGCTTAAAAAGCAAGATTGGTCTTATCGGTATCGCTCGAGAGGTATTTATTTTTACAATAGTTGCTGTATCTCATCTAATCAATGGAGTCTTAGGCGATTCGCACCTTTTCCGGGATGCGGTCGCCTATTTTTATATGGCAAATGAACTGCTGTCCATTTTGGAGAATGGCGGCAGACTCGGCGCTCCTATCCCGCCTGTGATCCGACAGGCCGTAGAAGTTTTGAAAAGTAAAGGTGGTAAGGAAGGAGAGAAAGAGGATGCAACGACGAAACAGCCGTAA